A part of Deinococcus sp. KNUC1210 genomic DNA contains:
- the bshC gene encoding bacillithiol biosynthesis cysteine-adding enzyme BshC — protein sequence MTRPLTRRSVAAAYAAGDLSRFFRLHPSELDALHRREAFRPDLDRAALVDALRQYHRDLGTLDKTSESQLEHLLHPASGVVVTGQQAGVISGPAYSVHKAASAVLLAQDLDREDAPVVPIYWIASQDHDAEEVASTTLLDFSETLHRLTLDLPEGVPVGAIPWTPEYTRDVLALMQRFDAPEAHKQAVLNRLAFAFGPPTSERRSYADVFARLIHSLLGASGLLVLDPLHPALAKLMAPALKRELSSPLASSERIEAAAALLEAEGFEAQLRRPVGATNLFLTEDDGQRRLLRVSGKGSFETESGRYTRAELEALLDRAPERLTPAAGLRPIVQDSLLPTLAFVVGPGEIAYGAELREVYPLHGLEQPLLWPRLSVTWIESNVARLLSRLNTAAARFQADPEGTLGAALAKERGAASVSAERLTDLKAQFSRLAAELGELDASLEGAATRAGTRSLNQIERLQRLSLQALARAENDRSGQLDRLKLHLLPNGVPQEREMNFLTYLLKHGDAPLTLLMQQAAGGRAELTLD from the coding sequence ATGACCCGCCCCCTGACCCGGCGCAGCGTCGCGGCGGCGTATGCGGCGGGCGACCTGTCACGCTTTTTCCGGCTGCATCCGTCGGAGCTGGACGCGCTGCACCGCCGCGAGGCCTTCCGCCCCGACCTGGACCGGGCCGCGCTGGTAGACGCGCTGCGCCAGTATCACCGCGATCTGGGCACCCTCGACAAAACCAGCGAATCTCAGCTCGAACACCTGCTGCACCCGGCTTCGGGCGTGGTCGTGACCGGGCAGCAGGCGGGCGTGATTTCCGGCCCCGCCTACAGCGTCCACAAGGCCGCGAGCGCGGTGCTGCTGGCCCAGGACCTCGACCGGGAAGACGCTCCGGTGGTGCCGATCTACTGGATCGCCAGCCAGGACCATGACGCCGAGGAGGTGGCGAGCACCACGCTGCTCGACTTCTCCGAAACGCTGCACCGCCTGACGCTCGACCTGCCGGAAGGCGTGCCGGTGGGCGCGATTCCCTGGACGCCCGAATACACCCGTGACGTGCTGGCCCTGATGCAGCGCTTCGACGCGCCGGAGGCCCACAAACAGGCGGTGCTGAACCGTCTGGCGTTTGCGTTCGGTCCGCCGACATCCGAGCGTCGCAGCTACGCCGACGTCTTCGCGCGGCTGATTCATTCGCTGCTGGGCGCGTCTGGCCTGCTGGTGCTCGACCCGCTGCATCCCGCTCTGGCAAAGCTGATGGCCCCTGCCCTGAAGCGGGAACTGTCCAGCCCGCTGGCATCGTCTGAGCGCATCGAGGCGGCGGCAGCGCTGCTGGAAGCGGAAGGATTCGAAGCCCAACTGCGCCGCCCCGTCGGAGCCACCAACCTGTTTCTGACGGAGGACGACGGGCAACGCCGACTGCTGCGGGTGAGCGGCAAGGGCAGCTTTGAAACTGAGTCAGGGCGGTACACCCGCGCCGAGCTGGAAGCGCTGCTGGACCGTGCGCCGGAGCGGCTGACTCCGGCAGCGGGTCTGCGTCCTATCGTGCAGGACAGTCTGCTGCCCACGCTGGCCTTTGTGGTGGGGCCGGGCGAAATCGCGTATGGCGCGGAGCTGCGCGAGGTCTATCCGCTGCATGGCCTGGAGCAGCCGCTGCTGTGGCCTCGCCTGAGCGTGACCTGGATCGAAAGCAATGTGGCCCGCCTGCTCTCGCGCCTGAACACCGCCGCCGCCCGCTTTCAGGCCGACCCCGAGGGAACGCTGGGCGCGGCGCTGGCAAAAGAGCGTGGCGCAGCGTCGGTGAGTGCCGAGCGGCTGACCGACCTGAAGGCCCAGTTCTCGCGGCTGGCGGCTGAACTGGGCGAGCTGGACGCCTCGCTGGAAGGTGCTGCCACCCGCGCCGGAACGCGCAGCCTGAACCAGATCGAGCGCCTGCAACGCCTCAGCCTTCAGGCGCTGGCCCGCGCCGAGAACGACCGCAGCGGGCAACTGGACCGCCTGAAACTGCACCTGCTACCGAACGGTGTGCCGCAGGAACGCGAGATGAACTTCCTGACCTACCTGCTCAAGCACGGCGACGCGCCGCTGACCCTGCTGATGCAGCAGGCGGCAGGCGGGCGGGCAGAACTGACGCTGGACTGA
- a CDS encoding WecB/TagA/CpsF family glycosyltransferase produces the protein MSDKVSADPAAPLAASPLVDRLELLGLPLDPVTLDQALDVLSGWLTGPRSPHTVVTLNPEFIIQSRQHEAAGDFTFTHAMQKADLVTADGVGIVWAARQLLTREVPRAPGFDLSSGLMRRHGNDLSVFFLGAKPGVAEVAAQKAAEQYGVRVAGVHHGYFDTSEDVRVAEMVRDSGAGLLLTAMGAARQEIFNEYWREVLNVPVMMGVGGVLDVLAGTASLAPAWTRRLGVEWIWRVAGDRKRWNRAPRLADFARLVLQEKRRN, from the coding sequence ATGTCCGATAAGGTTTCTGCCGATCCTGCTGCGCCCCTGGCGGCCTCTCCACTGGTTGACCGCCTGGAACTGCTGGGGTTGCCGCTCGATCCGGTCACGCTCGATCAGGCGCTGGACGTGCTGAGCGGCTGGCTGACCGGCCCGCGCAGCCCCCACACCGTCGTCACGCTCAATCCCGAATTCATCATCCAGAGCCGCCAGCACGAGGCAGCAGGCGATTTCACCTTCACACACGCGATGCAGAAGGCCGATCTGGTCACCGCCGACGGCGTGGGCATCGTATGGGCAGCGCGTCAACTGCTGACCCGCGAGGTGCCGCGTGCGCCCGGCTTCGATCTGAGCAGCGGCCTGATGAGGCGGCACGGCAACGACCTGAGCGTGTTCTTCCTGGGCGCGAAGCCGGGCGTGGCCGAGGTGGCCGCCCAGAAGGCCGCCGAGCAGTACGGCGTGCGGGTGGCGGGCGTGCATCACGGCTATTTCGACACCTCCGAGGATGTGCGGGTGGCCGAGATGGTGCGCGACAGCGGAGCGGGTCTGCTCCTGACCGCGATGGGCGCGGCGCGTCAGGAGATCTTCAACGAGTACTGGCGAGAGGTGCTGAACGTTCCGGTCATGATGGGTGTGGGCGGCGTGCTGGACGTGCTGGCAGGCACCGCCAGCCTCGCGCCCGCCTGGACGCGCCGCCTGGGCGTCGAATGGATCTGGCGGGTGGCGGGCGACCGCAAGCGCTGGAACCGTGCGCCCCGTCTGGCAGACTTTGCCCGCTTGGTCCTGCAGGAAAAACGCCGGAACTGA
- a CDS encoding Crp/Fnr family transcriptional regulator — protein sequence MLPTFLHALTAEARASVLSSTRSLQWSRGSLLHHSDDQAEAAYALTSGHVRLYRLGAGAREVTVSVHGQGEVLGMATLTPGSVYGLYAEAMDDVEALVLGGDNLRSLIRQHPDMAVALTAQVSRQTRTLHERLSQLVFLEVSQRLALALLQLAHESQPENHAETSSVQIALKGRISHQDLAYVVGSTRETITKLLGDFRGRGLLDLGYRRIVITDVAGLQEAARKPLGA from the coding sequence ATGCTGCCGACCTTTCTTCACGCTCTGACCGCCGAGGCGCGGGCCTCAGTCCTGAGTTCCACCAGGAGCCTCCAGTGGAGCCGGGGCAGCCTGCTTCATCACAGTGACGACCAGGCCGAGGCCGCCTACGCCCTGACCAGTGGACATGTGCGGCTGTACCGCCTGGGAGCCGGAGCCAGAGAGGTGACGGTGAGCGTGCACGGCCAGGGCGAGGTGCTGGGTATGGCGACCCTCACGCCCGGCAGCGTGTACGGGCTGTACGCCGAGGCGATGGACGACGTGGAAGCGCTGGTGCTGGGCGGCGACAATCTGCGCTCGCTCATTCGTCAGCACCCGGATATGGCGGTTGCCCTGACCGCGCAGGTTTCGCGCCAGACGCGCACGCTGCACGAGCGGCTGTCGCAGCTGGTGTTTCTGGAGGTGTCGCAGCGCCTCGCCCTGGCCCTGCTGCAACTGGCACACGAGAGCCAGCCCGAGAACCACGCCGAGACGAGCAGCGTTCAGATTGCGCTCAAGGGCCGGATTTCGCATCAGGATCTGGCGTATGTGGTGGGTTCGACCCGCGAGACGATCACCAAGCTGCTGGGCGATTTCCGGGGGCGCGGTCTGCTCGATCTGGGCTACCGTCGGATCGTGATTACCGACGTGGCGGGCCTTCAGGAAGCGGCGAGGAAGCCGCTGGGGGCATGA